Part of the Schistocerca americana isolate TAMUIC-IGC-003095 chromosome 5, iqSchAmer2.1, whole genome shotgun sequence genome, GTCCAACATGAACAAGGACCCGGCGGCGAACGCCGGCCCGGGCGCCGCCGCGGGCAAGGTGCACTTCGGGGGCGCCGGCGACGACGTCAGCCTCTACGGGACGCCCAAGGAGGAGCCCGGCCCCAACCCGCTGGCCGCCAGCGAGAAGCAGAGCTTCCTCAAGAATCAGCTGCAGGCCATCTTCCAGCCCACCGACAACAAGCTCGCCATGAAGCTCTTCGGCAGCAAGAAGGCGCTCATGAAGGAGCGCATCCGCCAGAAAGCCGCCGGACACTGGGTCATCCACCCCTGTTCCAGCTTCAGGTCAGTGCCACAGCTGTTTCCTTACGTATGTGTGCGCGTGTCCGCCCGCCTCTGCCAAGAAAACTTGAAGCTCCGGAAGAGTAGTGGCGCACAAGGCTGCTACATGACAGTGTTGTTACCATCTCACGACTCTCCTCCATCCCCGTGATTATCATAGACGTCCTTACATAGCCCAGAATGATTGCCATAGCACTTCCCAAACAGGATGTTCGAAAATTCccgctacaaacttctaggacttgtagaggagggTGTACgtgatattttgaataggaaccatgCCCGGGAACGTCATGCAAAGACGCTGCACAGCGTCAAAGCTACTAGCGCTGGTGCCTGTAAATTTATGTATACACATGGTGATTCCATGACGATGTAAAAAACTTGCAAGGATGATGTAGAAGAATAAATGTACAATTTTAGGTACGGGTATCTGTAACGAACGTCTTTAATAAGCGAAAACAGTTTCGATACCGcagactgtggttcaaatggctctgagcactatgggacttaactgctgtgatcatcagtcccctagaacttagaactacttaaacctaactaacttaaggacatcacacacatccatacccgaggcaggattcgaacctgcgaccgtagcggtcacgcggttccagactgaagtgcctacaaccgcacgaccacaccggccggcccgcagacagtaccggtactgttgttgctaagaatgtagggtggCAAacgttcagaggtggtagtatggaccaaaacaagcaaaaaGTGGGCAGtagacatgggctgtaaaatgcatacctgaagaactaTAAGTACTTGTTCAcgttcgctagtgtgaaacatatctcttctattgaacaactgctcatagcttttaaggtatgctttttaaggcccatgtttattagacatttttttcttatttttgtccccACTACAACTACTGAAAGTTTCCTACACTACAGTCttagcggccggccgttgtggccgtgcggttctaggcgcttcagtctggaaccgcgcgacagctacggtcgcaggttcgaatcctgcctcggacatggatgacctcagattttaagtccaatagtgctcagacccatttgaacagtcttagcaacaacagtatcagcAAATTTAttacactgtcagaggtatcagaactgttttcgcttataattttcaaGGTGTTTTCCGATACAGAGATTTTTACCTAGTATTGATATAATCCTTCTCCACCGTCCCTGGAAGTTCGTAacgtcatcacagaatcaccctgtacgtACTTTCATTTACTGGCACCGATGcttgtaactttgacgctctgtagcgtctttgAACGACGTTCGCGGACGTGGGTCGCACGCACCTGCGCCTCCGCCAGGAAAACACTCTTCTCCAGTATTTTAGTGTTGATTAGTAAATACTGCAGCAAGCCACAAGCTTTTTTAAAATGATCTTGTTGTACCATTACTAGTTACGGGCCTGAACCCGTCGACAGATGGCACCGTGGACTTCtttacaaattttacatttgtgtcctaaaacaTAACGAAGCTTTTGCGATTACGTATTTTTACACTTATATCTGCTGTATATATTGTACTGCCTTCCTGAGAAGCCCTCCTTTATTAGTAATCGTATAATAAAATCATTACAAAAATatcttgtggctggttgcagtatttcctaccgTGTAATAGACGAAAACAACTGCAGTGTTCTCTAACAAAAATTGATAAAATGATGTAGTGTTGTATACTGCAGCCACATGAGACCTTAGTTTCTATAAAGAAATATTGATGCAGGGTCTAGTCTTACCAACTCGCCACTTTTCTTTTCGCTTTTCACTTATGACTATCATGAAAATAGGTTACAGCATG contains:
- the LOC124616292 gene encoding uncharacterized protein LOC124616292, whose protein sequence is MLRYAFPADPDSELWWCERPGGGVVFRRRRGASQRRRLARSGSRNRESAERDGERRRAPSLRLANGRPSAAPVGSAQSEEELKDDSIKISIENTNTCTDSLVTAIDDETLLIADFLSSSLSNMNKDPAANAGPGAAAGKVHFGGAGDDVSLYGTPKEEPGPNPLAASEKQSFLKNQLQAIFQPTDNKLAMKLFGSKKALMKERIRQKAAGHWVIHPCSSFRSVPQLFPYVCVRVSARLCQENLKLRKSSGAQGCYMTVLLPSHDSPPSP